The Hugenholtzia roseola DSM 9546 DNA segment TAAATCAAGGGCTACCAAATTTCCAAGTCCTGCTGCCTTTCGCGTATGATGCACGCAACCGTTGTCGATGCAAATAACAGGGTTTCCGTATTCGATGTCATCTTTGATAAATTGCAGATATTCTGGCACGTGTCCATGAATGATGCGTTTATTGCCAACTACTTGAATATCAGGCTCAAAATAGCGTGTCCATAACATTTTTTGCTTATCGAGAAAGGGATTTGCCTGCGAAAAATCAAAACCAGCATGTACTAATAAAAAATTATTAATTTCAAAATAATAATCAAGATTGTAAAAAAAATCTCTATACTGTGGAAGTAAAAGACCGCGCTCGTCTAAAATATTTTTAAGTTTGCGCGTGTTGGGATAAGTTGGGTAGTTGGGGTAGGTATTTTGTTGTTTTTCTATTAAAATTTTTTGTTGACTTTGTATCAAAATTTCTTCGTGATTCCCTCTTAATGCAAATATTTGGTACTTTTTTTGTTTTAATTTTAAAATAAAATCTAAAACTCCCTTTGAATCAGGTCCCTTATTGATGTAGTCGCCTAAAAGAAAAAGTTGGTCTTGGGTTGTGAGTCCGATTTTATCGATTAAGGCGTACAAGGTTCGCGCACAGCCATGAATATCTGAAATGGCAAAACGCCGTCCCTGCCGATTTTCCATAGGAACGGCAAAAGAGTTGGGAACGGAAAGTGGGCGCACCGCAGACATAAATGGGTTTTTATCAGATTGAAAGGGGAGCTTTTTAAAAAGAAAAGCAATACAAATTTACAAAAAACGGAGGAAAAATCATAGGTGTAGCGCAGGAAAAATATAGAGCGCGACGAAAAAAAGAGCGATTGAAGGCTGCCTTTTCAATTTATTTTGTATTTTTGCGTTTTAAAATAGACCAAAAGTAAGGTTATCAAGCCTAAATGAGTACAATTTTCTCACAAAAAAACAATCAATTTTATATGACACCTGCACCAATCCTATTGCGCCTTTTCCTTGTTTTGTGTTTGGCAGGAGGGTTTGCCCCGCTTTGGGCGCAAAATGCTTATACTGCTTATTTTGATAAAGATAGTCTTACAAAATATCAATATACTTTTGTAGAGAAAACAGGAAATAACTATGATTTTATTGTAAGAAAACGCAATACTTCGCAAAACGAAGCCGCAGGTGATGCCGTATCCTATGAAGAAGTTTATTTGAGTGAAGCCACTTTTTCGCCCAAAAAGGGCATCTTTGAGCTTAAAATTTATTATTCAGAAAAAAAGGATTATCGCTGGAAAATAAACGAAGAAAACTATCTCATTACGCTTTTTAATCCCAAGCTAAAAAAGATAATGTATAAACCTTCGGGCGAAAAGATGACGCAGAAGCGTCTGCAAAGTCCTGCGCCACAAGTGCCGACGGTAGAATTTGAGGAGGAATTTTCGCCCGAACTTGCCTTTCGCATTGCAGCGGAATTTTTTATACTCAAATACGAAAAAATAATGAAAAAATAATAAAAAATAAAGGTAATAGTTTTTTGAAAATAAAAATCTATTTTTAGCTTTTAAAATTTATATCAGTTTTCATAACCTTAACAATCTTACAACGTGCCTTATTCTTCCACACAGGGGGTTGTCCTTTTTGGTGCAGAATCTACAGGTAAAAGTACCTTATCTGTTCTTTTAGCAAATCATTATCAGACGCTTTACAATCCCGAATTTGTCAGAAGCTATTTAGAGGAGCGACATCTTTTTGGGCTAATTCAACATCAAAAGCAAATTTCATATACAGATGTAGAAATGATTGCATTGGGACAGCTTATTTCAGAAAAAAACTGTTTTAGACAGGCTTCTTTATTAGAAAAAAAATACGTTTTTTTTGATACAAATTTAATCACTACTCTGGTGTATAGTCGTGAAATTTATAAACAAATTCCTGTTTTTTTAGAGGCTATGATTGAAAAACAACCCTACGACCATTATTTTTTGCTCGATACAGAGGGACAGTGGCAGCCCGATTTACAACGCGAAAGCCCTGCGGTGCAGCATTTTTTTCAGGAGAAAATGAGAGCAGAATTAGAAAAAAGAAACCTTGTCTATGAACTTATTTCGGGGTCGGAGTTGGAAAGACTACAAAAAATTATACAATTTCTTGATAAAAACTAAAAGAAGTGCTTTTTCCTACTCTTTTTTTTTAGCCTCCTTTCCCTCTTTTTTTTTACATTTGCAGCAGACCTCAAATTCTGACTCTTTAACACCTATTTCACATGAATAAACTTCGACTTTGGGCTTTTTTCTTGCTTTTAGGAATTGCCCTCCCCCTACATTTGCCGCTGCAAGCGCAGAAAAAAAACAAAAATGCGGACAGCAAGCAGGCAGAAAACGCGCTTACGGTAGAAGCGGTATATACTACGGCAGGATTGTATGAAAAATCGGTACAATCTGTAAATTGGTTGAAAAGTGGCAGTTTTTATACGGCACTTACCAACAATGCTATCGTAAAATATGACCTGACGACAGGGCAGGCGGTAGAAACTTGGTTCGAAGGTAGCGATTTCAATATACAAGTGTCTGATTATCAGTTGGGTAGCGACGAGGCACAAATTCTAATCCTTACCAATCAGGAGTCTATTTATAGGCGTTCCTACCAAGCCATTTATTATCTTTACAATAGAAATGATAAAGCATTTGAAAAACTAAAAAATGGTGAAATGATTTCTTATGCGACGCTTTCGCCTGATGGCAAAAAGGTTGCGTATGTGCAGAACAACAATCTTTTTGTCTATGATTTAGCCACGAAGAAGGAAACTGCCATTACAAAAGATGGAAAAAGGAATGAAATCATACATGGCTCTACGGATTGGGTTTATGAAGAGGAATTTGGCTTTGCGCAGGCTTTTTATTGGTCGCCAGACAGCAAAAAAATAGCTTATTATACCTTTGATGAAAGCCAAGTCAAGGAGTACAATATGCAACTATGGAGCAGTAAAAGTCTTTATCCCCAAGATTATCACTTTAAATATCCAAAGGCTGGCGAGCAAAATTCTAAAGTTAGCATTTCTATTTTTAATTTAGAAAATGATTCGCAAATAAGAGCAAAAATTGGAAATGAAACCGACATCTACATTCCGCGCGTTCAATGGACAAAAGATGCAAACTTGCTGGCTATCAGAAAGTTAGACCGTTTGCAGCAAAATTTAGAACTCTATCATACCAACGCACAGACGGGTGAAAGTGTCTTGGTTTTGAAAGAAAAAGAAGATACTTATATCGACATCGAATACACTTCCGACCTACATTATTTGAAGAACGGCAAGCAATTCGTGATGATGAGCGAGCGAAGTGGTTACAATCATCTTTATCTTTATGAAATGAATGGTCAGTTAGTTTCTCAAATTACCAACGGGAATTGGGAAGTAACAGAGCTACTTGGCATTGATGAGAGCAGCGAAATTTCTACGCTTTATTTCCTTTCTACGGAGGTATCGCCCTTAGAACGACACTTCTATCGCATGCAAATAGATGGTAAAAACAAAGAAAAACTTACATCTATGGCAGGCTTTCACGAAGTCAATATGAGTCAAGATTTTAGTTATTATATTCTGAATCATTCTAACACAACTACTCCCCTTACGGTTCGCTTATTTGAAACCAATTCAAATAAAGAACTAAAAGTTTTGGCGGAAAACAGTTTGGTTCTGACCACTACCCAAAAATTTGGCATGGTAAAAAAGGAAATAGGGGAATTTACTAATTCAAATGGTGATAAGATTTATTATCAAATGTATAAACCTGCTTCCATTAAAAAGAAGGAAAAACTACCTGTTTTGATGTATGTCTATGGCGGTCCGGCTTCACAAGAAGTTAGAAACGCTTGGGGTGGCAGACCTAATGATTATTTTCATCAAATTTTAGTACAAAAAGGATACATTGTCGTTACGGTAGATAACAGAGGCACAGAGGCGCGTGGAGCGGCTTTCAAAAAAGCTACCTACCGAAATTTGGGTAAATTAGAGGTGCAAGACCAGATTGATGGTGCAAAATTTTTGGCGACGCTACCTTATGTAGATGCCACACGCATAGGCATTTGGGGTTGGAGCTACGGCGGTTATATGTCGTCTTTGCTGATGACTTTGGGGGCGGATTATTTCAAGGCGGGTATCGCCGTTGCGCCTGTAACGAGTTGGCGTTATTACGATACGGTCTATACCGAGCGTTTTTTGCAGCGTCCGCAAGACAATCCGACGGGTTATGATGCCTATTCGCCCATCACGCACGCAAAAAAATTGAAGGGTGCGTTTTTGCTTGTGCATGGAACAGGCGACGACAATGTGCATTTTCAAAATGCGGTCATCTTTCAGGAGGCGTTGATTCAGGCAAATAAGGATTTCGATTCCTTTTACTATCCCGACAAAAATCACGGCATTTATGGGGGCATGACCCGTATTCATTTATACAATAAAATGCTTAAATTTTGGCTACTTAATTTATAGTTTTTCATTTGATAAGTCCTTTTCTTATTCTTTTTCAAAGCATAGAAAAGGACTTTTTATAGCTAAAAAAATGAACTTTCAACAACTTCAATACATAACAGCCCTTGCGCAAACCCAAAATTTTGTCAAGGCAGCCGACCTCTGTTCGGTTACGCAGGCTACTTTGAGCCAGATGGTTAAAAAATTAGAGGAAGAATTGGGAGTTAAGATTTTTGATAGAAGCAGATTGCCTATCGTTCCTACCGAAATTGGTTTTAAAATCATCAAACAAGCGCAACTAATTTTGCAGGAGCAGGAGCGTCTGCACCAAATTGTGCAGCAGGAGCAAACGCTATTACAAGGCGAGCTAAAATTAGGAATTATCCCTACGCTTGCGCCTTATTTGTTGCCGCTTTTTGTGAAATCTTTTTTGGAAAAATATTCGGCTATCTCACTCAAAATCAATGAATTGACTACGGAAGAAATTGTAAAACAGTTAGAAAATCAAACGATTGATGTGGGAATTTTAGCCCTGCCTTTGGGCGAGGCGCAAATCAAAGAAATGCCGCTTTTCTACGAGGAGTTTGTTGCTTTTTCACCTACTTTCGCATCTTCGCATAGAGAAAAAGATAAAGTTTATATTTTACCAAAAGATTTAGATTTTTCTAAACTTTGGCTTTTAGAAGAGGGACATTGCTTGCGCCATCAGGTCTTGAATTTGTGTGAATTGAAGGCGCGTGATGCTTCACAAAATCAGTTAGATTTTGAAACGGGAAGTCTGGAAACGCTCAAAAAAATGGTGAAATTGCATCAGGGCATCACGATTTTGCCCGCCTTGGCGTTGTTGGACTTATCGGCGGAGGAAAAGGGGCAAATTCGCTATTTCGAGCCGCCCGCACCTGTGCGTCAGATTGGCATGGTTAGCTATCGGTATTTTGTCAAGGAGCGGCTCATTTTGGCACTCAAACAAGAGATTTTAAGCCAACTACCGAGCCACATAGAGCGAGAATCTGACCTAAAAAAAATTGTACCTATTAAATCATAAAAACAGTTTTTTTATTTTTTTGCCTAAATCTAGGGACAAGGCATTGCCTTGTCCCAAGTTAGCACAAAATTCTTGTTTCGCGTTGCGTTCAGACGTGCGAAGCTGGAGCTTCGCGCTACAGGTGAGAGCCTTGTCCGAAGTTAGCACAAAATTCTTGTTTTGCGTTGCGTTCAGACGTGCGAAGCTGTAATTTCGCGCTACAAAGGTCATTACACAAAAAAAGCACCCTATTTTAAATAAGGTGCTTTTTCATATTTTAATCAGGGAGACTGATGGGGTTCGAACCCACGACCTTCGGAACCACAATCCGACGCTCTAACCAGCTGAGCTACAACCTCCGTCTTATTTTTGCCAAAACTTATGAAAAGTAAACCGCTTTTGGCTTTTGTTTAGTTTCCGTCCGTTTTGATGATGCAAAGGTAGTGCGTTTTTTCGAAAGCTCCAAATTTTTTTCGCTGTTTTTTTGCAAAAAAGTACGAAAAAAAGCCTGCTTATCGCTAACTGTCTGTTTTTCAAAGCTATTTTTAGGGGCGAATCGAGGAGAAAACAGTAAGAAAACGAAAAAAAATCCCTTTTAGCCATACTTTTTACCTTTTTTCCTACCTCCCTGCTTTTCGCAAAAGGCTACTGCTTTCTCCCTTCGCGTTTTGCCTTTTGTGGATTTCTGCTTATCTTTCTGCTTTTAAATTTGCAGGTAGGGCATTGAATTTGTATTTTTGGCACGTCTATCCGATAAGGTCAAAGGTTTGCAAAGTTGTGTTCTTTTAGAAAAAGCCGAAAAAAGAGGTGGCTTGGGCTAATTTGTAGCCTAAAACGCACCTATCTTGTGTTTTGAGTCGTGTTTTTTCAGTGTTTTTCAAGGGCGAGGCATGAGGTATGCGGAAAAAGATTTGGCGTTCTTTTTGCCTAAGGATAAAAAGATTATGTATTTTCATGGAAAAGTTTTTAAAAATGTCTTTGAACGTGTTTTTTTTAGTTTCTTTTAGAAACTGCTAAGTTGCTATCTTCTGTTTCAGACCAAAAAACACAATTTTCTTACCTAAGTTATGAAGCGCGTTGTTGTATTTTCAAGTCTTATTTTAATGGGTTCAAAGGACAAGACGGCAAAGGAGAAGCGGCTGCCTTTATTCAATTCTCTTTTTTATTGTAAAAAAAATACAACTATAAAGTTACTTTTCTTGCTTTTTACACTATTTTTTTGTACTGCCTGCCCCTATGAATCAGATGTACCCATAGATTTGCCCAAAGTGCCAACTGAACAGCGTTTTTTAGGAAGATGGCGACTAAAAAGTGGCTCTAAAAACTTTTTCACGATTGATAGACAAGATAGATTTCGCTACAAAATAGAGGAAAACGCCTACAATGCAACGACAGGCGTGTATGAAAAGCGTTTTTATGCAGGGCATCTGACCTATTTAAAGGGAGTGCCTTTCTTGCAGGTGCGCGTTTTGGAAGGAACAGAAATGACGGCTGTTGCGCCCACAGAGGTTTATTATCTCTACAAAGTACAAACCCTGACAAGCCAAGAAGTGGAGTTGGTGTTGCTTTCTGAAAAAAATCCTAAGTTTAATAATAGCATTGAACTAAAAAATTATATCTTACGCAATCTCCTAAATCCGAATTTATACGAAAAAACGGAAAAATATATAAAAGAATAAAAGGGCAGAGGGGAAAGTTACGGCTTTATCCGTATTGAGATTGAAATAAAAAAGCGTTTCCAGACCAAAAAATAGAGTTCAGACCAAATTTTATTTTGCTCAAAATTTGAGGCACAAGATTTTTTGCAGCATTTGAAAAGGCTGCACCCCTGCCCGCTCTTTCGAGAAGTGCAGGGGTGCAATATGAGATTTTACCGTTAGAACAACGCCATAGGATACAACTTGAAAATCTTATTTTATCTTGTTTTAAAACAAAAAACATAAATCATTTCCCTAAGTTGCGTAGCTAATTTATCCCTCTAAATCATCTCCAATAAGCGTGGCGGCAGTTCTGCCTGCTTTCATGGCTGCATTGATAGAGCCATTAAGGAGATAGTCGCCTGCAAGGTAGAGATTGGGTTGGATACGAATTTCCTCTGCTGCACTCTGCTGCCTGACGTGCATTTGGTTTGGCAGGGCATAGGCAATGGAATAGCTTTTGAGAAATTGC contains these protein-coding regions:
- a CDS encoding metallophosphoesterase family protein, translating into MSAVRPLSVPNSFAVPMENRQGRRFAISDIHGCARTLYALIDKIGLTTQDQLFLLGDYINKGPDSKGVLDFILKLKQKKYQIFALRGNHEEILIQSQQKILIEKQQNTYPNYPTYPNTRKLKNILDERGLLLPQYRDFFYNLDYYFEINNFLLVHAGFDFSQANPFLDKQKMLWTRYFEPDIQVVGNKRIIHGHVPEYLQFIKDDIEYGNPVICIDNGCVHHTRKAAGLGNLVALDLDQMDIIAQENIEFRKQFSIHF
- a CDS encoding AAA family ATPase; protein product: MPYSSTQGVVLFGAESTGKSTLSVLLANHYQTLYNPEFVRSYLEERHLFGLIQHQKQISYTDVEMIALGQLISEKNCFRQASLLEKKYVFFDTNLITTLVYSREIYKQIPVFLEAMIEKQPYDHYFLLDTEGQWQPDLQRESPAVQHFFQEKMRAELEKRNLVYELISGSELERLQKIIQFLDKN
- a CDS encoding S9 family peptidase, producing the protein MNKLRLWAFFLLLGIALPLHLPLQAQKKNKNADSKQAENALTVEAVYTTAGLYEKSVQSVNWLKSGSFYTALTNNAIVKYDLTTGQAVETWFEGSDFNIQVSDYQLGSDEAQILILTNQESIYRRSYQAIYYLYNRNDKAFEKLKNGEMISYATLSPDGKKVAYVQNNNLFVYDLATKKETAITKDGKRNEIIHGSTDWVYEEEFGFAQAFYWSPDSKKIAYYTFDESQVKEYNMQLWSSKSLYPQDYHFKYPKAGEQNSKVSISIFNLENDSQIRAKIGNETDIYIPRVQWTKDANLLAIRKLDRLQQNLELYHTNAQTGESVLVLKEKEDTYIDIEYTSDLHYLKNGKQFVMMSERSGYNHLYLYEMNGQLVSQITNGNWEVTELLGIDESSEISTLYFLSTEVSPLERHFYRMQIDGKNKEKLTSMAGFHEVNMSQDFSYYILNHSNTTTPLTVRLFETNSNKELKVLAENSLVLTTTQKFGMVKKEIGEFTNSNGDKIYYQMYKPASIKKKEKLPVLMYVYGGPASQEVRNAWGGRPNDYFHQILVQKGYIVVTVDNRGTEARGAAFKKATYRNLGKLEVQDQIDGAKFLATLPYVDATRIGIWGWSYGGYMSSLLMTLGADYFKAGIAVAPVTSWRYYDTVYTERFLQRPQDNPTGYDAYSPITHAKKLKGAFLLVHGTGDDNVHFQNAVIFQEALIQANKDFDSFYYPDKNHGIYGGMTRIHLYNKMLKFWLLNL
- a CDS encoding hydrogen peroxide-inducible genes activator, producing MNFQQLQYITALAQTQNFVKAADLCSVTQATLSQMVKKLEEELGVKIFDRSRLPIVPTEIGFKIIKQAQLILQEQERLHQIVQQEQTLLQGELKLGIIPTLAPYLLPLFVKSFLEKYSAISLKINELTTEEIVKQLENQTIDVGILALPLGEAQIKEMPLFYEEFVAFSPTFASSHREKDKVYILPKDLDFSKLWLLEEGHCLRHQVLNLCELKARDASQNQLDFETGSLETLKKMVKLHQGITILPALALLDLSAEEKGQIRYFEPPAPVRQIGMVSYRYFVKERLILALKQEILSQLPSHIERESDLKKIVPIKS